The following coding sequences lie in one Rutidosis leptorrhynchoides isolate AG116_Rl617_1_P2 chromosome 4, CSIRO_AGI_Rlap_v1, whole genome shotgun sequence genomic window:
- the LOC139904218 gene encoding uncharacterized protein, with product MSSILPSNGMVLATAMAAVSGTVLLLAFHLQKPPPTTAGAVTAATQFSMIQQPRPCISSDRKKRGKKNKKVHFAEDVMEPSGNGEEFRKRLQSKNIVQNRTYSTDVKEEGTEMKVSKTFEGVPANRRALYSGILRDRGVYRMHH from the exons ATGTCATCAATCTTGCCTTCAAATGGGATGGTGTTAGCCACCGCCATGGCAGCCGTCTCAGGCACCGTACTCCTTCTCGCCTTCCACCTCCAGAAACCACCACCTACCACCGCCGGCGCCGTCACCGCTGCCACTCAATTCTCGATGATCCAGCAACCAAGACCATGCATCTCTTCAG ATCGAAAGAAGAGagggaaaaagaacaagaaagtACACTTTGCAGAGGATGTGATGGAACCAAGTGGAAACGGAGAAGAGTTTAGAAAAAGACTTCAAAGTAAAAATATTGTTCAAAACCGGACTTATTCGACAGATGTAAAAGAAGAAGGGACTGAAATGAAAGTTTCAAAAACGTTCGAGGGTGTTCCAGCAAATAGGAGAGCTCTCTACTCCGGTATTCTCAGAGATCGTGGTGTCTATAGAATGCATCACTAG